A DNA window from Caulobacter mirabilis contains the following coding sequences:
- a CDS encoding alpha/beta fold hydrolase yields the protein MARKRPKGVLEIGWACFESAATGRIEHVPTAVCYPETLVRRTSVQAGGGHAWRISALTTPRKRAAPWKIVVVTGAPSWAEYWAPVLAALPANREMLVVDRPGFAGSEPVEYVGDIRVQAAALAPLLETAPGQRLMLVGQSYGAAIAALMAAAAPRRVRSLVLLSGYFGESGPTAKRLVDWGSKLLAFIPRDLKNAVREVAGQPSQIEHLHRALEQATMPVHLIHGTRDDFAPLAAAERLFARIAHRSDARFQTVEGADHFLNDGPPDDLLALLEACLPARGSELSIWLREARDQVNRRLAALRRRIAPHSARDAAHAPVT from the coding sequence GTGGCGCGCAAGCGGCCGAAGGGGGTGCTTGAGATCGGTTGGGCGTGTTTCGAGTCGGCGGCGACCGGCCGGATCGAGCACGTGCCCACCGCCGTCTGCTATCCGGAGACGCTCGTCCGCAGGACCAGCGTGCAGGCCGGCGGCGGCCACGCCTGGCGTATTTCCGCCCTGACCACGCCCCGCAAGCGCGCCGCGCCCTGGAAGATCGTGGTCGTTACGGGCGCGCCGAGCTGGGCCGAGTACTGGGCGCCCGTGCTGGCCGCCCTGCCCGCCAACCGCGAGATGCTGGTCGTCGACCGCCCCGGCTTCGCGGGCAGCGAGCCGGTCGAGTATGTCGGCGACATCCGCGTCCAGGCCGCCGCCCTGGCGCCCCTGCTGGAGACCGCTCCCGGTCAGCGGCTGATGCTGGTCGGCCAATCCTACGGCGCCGCGATCGCCGCGCTGATGGCCGCCGCCGCGCCGCGACGAGTGCGCAGCCTGGTCCTACTCTCCGGCTACTTCGGCGAGTCCGGCCCAACCGCCAAGCGGCTGGTCGACTGGGGCTCCAAGCTCCTCGCCTTCATTCCGCGTGACCTGAAAAACGCCGTGCGCGAGGTCGCCGGCCAGCCGTCGCAGATCGAGCATCTGCACCGGGCGCTGGAACAGGCGACGATGCCGGTCCACCTCATCCACGGCACGCGCGACGACTTCGCGCCGCTGGCCGCGGCGGAGCGGCTGTTCGCCCGTATCGCTCACCGGAGCGACGCCCGTTTCCAGACGGTCGAAGGCGCGGATCATTTCCTCAATGACGGCCCGCCGGACGATCTGCTGGCGCTGCTGGAAGCCTGCCTGCCCGCCCGCGGATCGGAGCTTTCGATCTGGCTGCGCGAGGCCCGGGACCAGGTCAACCGCCGCCTGGCCGCCTTGCGCCGCCGCATCGCGCCGCATTCCGCCCGGGACGCCGCGCACGCGCCCGTGACCTGA
- the pgeF gene encoding peptidoglycan editing factor PgeF, with product MSKLPTLHSPLLSALPGVKHAFFTRQGGASRGVYDSLNIGRGSKDEPTDVEENRRRVADWFGLMPDALNTCYQIHSAKAVAAEAPWGAYRPQADGVVTNWPSIACGALAADCAPVLLADAEARVVGACHAGWQGALGGIVAGTVEQMARLGANPARIVAAVGPCIGQASYEVGLEFLERFEGERPGSAKFFAPGQAVDKRQFDLPGFVLERLAEAGVAQAEWVGRDTCAEPDWFFSNRRAFKQGEPDYGRLVSAIMLT from the coding sequence ATGAGCAAGCTTCCTACCCTGCACAGCCCGCTTCTGTCGGCTCTGCCCGGCGTGAAGCACGCCTTCTTCACCCGTCAGGGCGGCGCGTCGAGGGGCGTCTACGACAGTCTCAACATCGGCCGCGGCTCCAAGGACGAACCAACCGACGTCGAGGAGAACCGCCGCCGGGTCGCCGACTGGTTCGGCCTGATGCCCGACGCGCTGAACACCTGCTACCAGATCCATTCCGCCAAGGCCGTCGCGGCGGAAGCCCCCTGGGGAGCCTATCGCCCACAAGCCGACGGCGTCGTCACCAACTGGCCGTCCATCGCCTGCGGAGCCCTGGCCGCCGACTGCGCGCCGGTGTTGCTGGCGGACGCGGAGGCCCGGGTCGTCGGCGCCTGCCACGCCGGCTGGCAGGGCGCGCTGGGCGGCATCGTCGCCGGCACGGTGGAGCAGATGGCCCGCCTGGGCGCCAATCCCGCCCGCATCGTCGCGGCCGTTGGCCCCTGTATCGGCCAGGCGTCCTACGAGGTCGGCCTGGAGTTCCTCGAGCGGTTCGAGGGCGAGCGTCCCGGTTCGGCGAAGTTCTTCGCCCCCGGTCAGGCGGTCGACAAGCGCCAGTTCGACCTCCCCGGGTTCGTGCTGGAGCGGTTGGCCGAGGCGGGTGTGGCCCAGGCGGAGTGGGTCGGCCGCGACACCTGCGCCGAGCCGGACTGGTTCTTCTCCAACCGCCGGGCGTTCAAGCAGGGCGAGCCGGACTACGGCCGCCTGGTCAGCGCGATCATGCTGACCTGA
- a CDS encoding glycosyltransferase family 4 protein, whose protein sequence is MHRVTAETLQTAAPHRLLSSSGQIRRIVLVGSFPPRRCGIATFTSDVRNALLAAAPQAAVDVVAMADEGETYGYGEEVMFAVRQDHLEDYAEAARRIDALEPDVVCVQHEFGLFGGPAGEHLMALLDAVQAPVIATVHTVLSHPTEDQRRVFARLLRRASKIIVMAERGHDMLRDLWGVPPRKLAIVPHGAPDRPLVDTAGPKQALGLEGREVLLTFGLLSPGKGLETAIRALPDIVRARPDALYVVLGATHPHLVAREGEVYREGLAALAEALGVTAHIRFENRYVDTPHLLEWLAAADIYLTPYPNEAQITSGTLSYAVALGKAVISTPYWHAQELLADGRGVLTPFRDAAAIARAATTLLSRPDTMAEMRRRAWEKGRDTVWSRLAESYLGVVSEVRRTAPWRADVRTEGPRPPRPALGGLRRMTDACGLLQHSTYGIPDRNHGYCVDDNARALLLTHRLRAAGLPAHDLDDLATAYAAFVHHAWNPAAGRFRNFMGYDRRWLEDAGSDDSSARAYWAAAITASEAPSQAMRRWARELCEAAGKHLDGFTALRTYAFLILGLSSLVRGDLTLGHERDLLERLAKGLCSALSDDADWRWFEPFLTYDNARLPEALLRAGQVLDDDALTKAGLDALGWLCGRQVGPGGVFRAVGTGNFGRLNTTAAPFDQQPLEAAATVDACAAAFAATGDIRWLSEARRAFDWFLGKNELGAPLADPESGECYDGLTPTGANLNRGAESILSFQLAVCAMHALERLAQPGPRPADKASPEGRPVDRCPSSTTANSDSRPIRNVSSFGPSTSLQTPDR, encoded by the coding sequence ATGCATCGCGTAACCGCCGAAACCCTCCAGACCGCCGCACCGCACCGTCTTCTATCGAGCTCCGGCCAGATCCGGCGCATCGTCCTGGTCGGCAGCTTTCCGCCGCGTCGCTGCGGCATCGCCACCTTCACCTCCGACGTCCGGAACGCCCTGCTCGCCGCGGCGCCCCAAGCCGCCGTCGACGTGGTGGCGATGGCGGACGAGGGCGAAACCTACGGCTACGGCGAGGAGGTGATGTTCGCCGTCCGGCAGGACCATCTCGAAGACTACGCCGAGGCCGCCCGCCGCATCGACGCCCTCGAGCCCGACGTCGTGTGCGTACAGCACGAGTTCGGCCTGTTCGGCGGCCCGGCCGGAGAGCATCTGATGGCTCTGCTCGACGCGGTGCAGGCGCCGGTGATCGCCACGGTCCACACCGTGCTCAGCCATCCCACCGAAGACCAGCGGCGTGTCTTCGCCCGGCTGCTGCGCCGCGCCTCGAAGATCATTGTCATGGCCGAGCGCGGCCACGACATGCTCCGCGATCTCTGGGGCGTCCCGCCGCGCAAGCTGGCGATCGTGCCGCACGGCGCCCCCGACCGCCCCTTGGTCGACACCGCCGGTCCGAAGCAGGCGCTCGGGCTGGAAGGGCGCGAAGTGCTGCTGACCTTCGGCCTGCTGTCGCCCGGCAAGGGCCTCGAGACCGCGATCCGGGCCTTGCCCGACATCGTCAGGGCGCGGCCGGACGCCCTCTACGTCGTGCTCGGCGCCACCCATCCGCACCTGGTGGCGCGGGAGGGCGAAGTCTATCGCGAAGGCCTCGCGGCCTTGGCCGAGGCGCTGGGCGTGACCGCGCACATCCGGTTCGAAAACCGCTACGTCGACACGCCTCATCTGCTGGAATGGCTGGCGGCGGCGGACATCTATCTGACGCCCTACCCGAACGAGGCCCAGATCACGTCCGGGACGTTGTCCTACGCCGTGGCGTTGGGCAAGGCGGTGATCTCGACGCCCTACTGGCATGCGCAGGAACTGCTCGCCGACGGCCGAGGGGTCCTGACGCCCTTCCGCGACGCGGCCGCCATCGCCCGCGCCGCAACCACCCTCCTCTCCCGGCCGGACACGATGGCGGAGATGCGCCGTCGCGCCTGGGAGAAGGGCCGCGACACGGTCTGGAGCCGCCTGGCCGAAAGCTACCTGGGGGTCGTCAGCGAGGTCCGTCGCACCGCGCCCTGGCGCGCGGACGTCCGAACGGAAGGACCGAGGCCGCCCCGCCCCGCGCTGGGCGGGTTGCGGCGGATGACGGACGCCTGCGGTCTGCTGCAGCATTCGACTTACGGAATACCCGACCGGAACCACGGCTACTGCGTCGACGACAACGCACGGGCGCTGCTGCTGACCCACCGGCTGCGAGCCGCAGGCCTGCCCGCGCACGACCTCGACGACCTGGCCACGGCCTACGCCGCCTTCGTCCACCACGCCTGGAACCCAGCCGCCGGACGGTTCCGGAACTTCATGGGTTATGATCGCCGCTGGCTGGAGGACGCCGGTTCCGACGACAGCAGCGCCCGCGCCTACTGGGCCGCGGCGATCACGGCTTCGGAAGCCCCATCCCAGGCGATGCGGCGCTGGGCCCGCGAGCTCTGCGAAGCCGCCGGCAAGCATCTGGACGGCTTCACGGCCCTGAGGACCTACGCCTTCCTGATCCTCGGCCTGTCGAGCCTGGTGCGCGGCGACCTGACCCTGGGCCACGAACGCGACCTGCTCGAACGACTGGCGAAGGGCCTCTGCAGCGCGCTATCGGACGATGCGGACTGGCGTTGGTTCGAGCCTTTCCTGACCTATGACAACGCCCGCCTGCCCGAGGCTCTGCTGCGCGCCGGCCAGGTGCTGGACGACGATGCGCTGACCAAGGCCGGACTCGACGCCCTTGGCTGGCTGTGCGGTCGCCAGGTCGGTCCCGGCGGCGTCTTCCGCGCCGTCGGCACCGGCAATTTCGGCCGGCTGAACACCACCGCCGCGCCCTTCGACCAGCAGCCGCTGGAGGCCGCCGCGACCGTCGACGCCTGCGCTGCTGCCTTCGCCGCGACGGGCGACATCCGCTGGCTGTCAGAGGCCCGCCGCGCCTTCGACTGGTTCTTGGGGAAGAACGAACTGGGCGCGCCGCTGGCCGATCCTGAATCCGGCGAATGCTATGACGGCCTGACGCCGACGGGCGCGAACCTCAACCGCGGCGCGGAGTCGATCCTGTCGTTCCAACTGGCCGTCTGCGCCATGCACGCCCTCGAGCGCCTGGCCCAGCCCGGCCCGCGCCCCGCCGACAAAGCTTCCCCCGAAGGCCGCCCCGTCGATCGATGCCCCAGCTCCACCACAGCGAACTCCGACTCCCGCCCAATCCGGAACGTGTCGTCATTCGGCCCTTCCACATCGCTCCAGACACCCGACCGCTGA